In the genome of Nocardioides marmoribigeumensis, one region contains:
- the ctaC gene encoding aa3-type cytochrome oxidase subunit II, translating to MLLLLASCSQAQQDEWKRGAMPEAASDRSNVMIEFWQWTWVAALVVGVLVWGLIFYSVIKFRRRSDDEVPLQTRYNLPMEILYTVAPVIVVLVLFDYVVKVQDEVKAAPEPDHIIKVVGQKWSWSFNYYKDDAIGGQTVNVVGTPADPPTLVLPVDEVVRFDLDSPDVIHSFWVAGFHYKEDVIPGKTNTFTLTPTRKGDYRGKCAELCGVYHSRMLFNVKIVSADEYDAYLKTLSQNPDHVGLFEGADYARTQAGLETQGGAE from the coding sequence GTGCTCCTCCTCCTGGCCTCCTGCTCGCAGGCCCAGCAGGACGAGTGGAAGCGCGGCGCCATGCCCGAGGCCGCGTCCGACCGGTCCAACGTGATGATCGAGTTCTGGCAATGGACGTGGGTCGCCGCCCTGGTGGTCGGCGTCCTGGTCTGGGGCCTGATCTTCTACTCCGTCATCAAGTTCCGCCGCCGCAGCGACGACGAGGTCCCGCTGCAGACGCGCTACAACCTGCCGATGGAGATCCTCTACACGGTCGCCCCGGTCATCGTGGTGCTGGTGCTCTTCGACTACGTCGTCAAGGTCCAGGACGAGGTCAAGGCCGCGCCCGAGCCCGACCACATCATCAAGGTCGTCGGCCAGAAGTGGTCGTGGAGCTTCAACTACTACAAGGACGACGCGATCGGCGGCCAGACCGTCAACGTCGTCGGCACCCCGGCCGACCCGCCGACGCTGGTGCTGCCGGTCGACGAGGTCGTGCGCTTCGACCTCGACTCGCCCGACGTCATCCACTCCTTCTGGGTGGCCGGCTTCCACTACAAGGAAGACGTCATCCCCGGCAAGACCAACACGTTCACGCTCACGCCCACCCGCAAGGGTGACTACCGCGGCAAGTGCGCGGAGCTGTGCGGCGTCTACCACTCGCGGATGCTGTTCAACGTCAAGATCGTCTCCGCGGACGAGTACGACGCCTACCTCAAGACGCTGAGCCAGAACCC